The Hyphomonas sediminis genome contains a region encoding:
- the cysK gene encoding cysteine synthase A: MAGTVKLDGGVTLDGPRGRIYGSILETVGATPLVRAEKFAKSEGAGADLLFKLEFFNPLASVKDRIGLAMVLSLEAEGKLKPGGVLIEPTSGNTGIGLAFVAAARGYRLILTMPESMSIERRKMLAYLGAELELTPKEKGMGGAIARAKELLAEIPGAVSPSQFDNPANPAIHEKTTAEEIWADTAGGVDAIIAGIGTGGTFTGAGRVLKPRKPGLKMVAVEPEASPVLSGGQPGPHMIQGIGAGFVPGNADTSLIDEILKVSNEEALATARTLAKIEGIPGGISSGAAAAAAVRLGKRPEMAGKQIVVILASFAERYLSTALFEGV, from the coding sequence ATGGCCGGAACAGTCAAACTTGATGGCGGTGTAACGCTGGATGGCCCGCGTGGGCGTATCTATGGCTCGATCCTGGAAACAGTCGGCGCCACGCCGCTGGTGCGGGCCGAGAAATTCGCCAAGTCCGAAGGTGCCGGCGCCGACCTCCTGTTCAAACTCGAATTCTTCAATCCGCTGGCCAGCGTGAAGGACCGGATTGGCCTGGCCATGGTCCTCAGCCTCGAAGCCGAAGGCAAGCTGAAGCCGGGCGGTGTGCTGATCGAGCCGACCTCCGGCAATACCGGCATCGGCCTTGCTTTCGTGGCCGCCGCGCGCGGCTATCGCCTGATCCTCACCATGCCGGAATCGATGTCGATCGAGCGGCGCAAGATGCTCGCCTATCTCGGCGCAGAGCTTGAGCTGACGCCGAAGGAGAAGGGCATGGGCGGCGCCATCGCGCGCGCCAAGGAACTGCTTGCCGAGATTCCTGGCGCTGTCAGCCCCAGCCAGTTCGACAATCCGGCCAACCCTGCCATTCATGAGAAAACCACCGCCGAAGAAATCTGGGCCGACACCGCCGGCGGCGTTGACGCGATCATCGCTGGCATCGGCACGGGCGGCACGTTTACCGGCGCTGGCCGCGTGCTGAAGCCGCGCAAACCGGGGCTGAAGATGGTGGCGGTCGAGCCGGAAGCCTCGCCCGTTCTGTCCGGCGGCCAGCCCGGCCCGCATATGATCCAGGGCATCGGCGCCGGCTTCGTGCCCGGCAATGCCGATACCAGCCTGATCGACGAGATCCTGAAAGTCTCCAACGAAGAAGCCCTGGCGACAGCGCGCACGCTCGCCAAGATCGAAGGCATCCCGGGCGGTATTTCCTCGGGCGCGGCGGCTGCGGCGGCCGTTCGGCTCGGCAAGCGGCCGGAAATGGCCGGCAAACAGATTGTCGTCATCCTCGCAAGCTTCGCGGAGCGGTATCTTTCGACGGCGCTCTTCGAGGGGGTCTGA